The Serratia rhizosphaerae genome has a segment encoding these proteins:
- a CDS encoding DNA/RNA non-specific endonuclease, with protein MRFSQLFSLFAILVSAQTFAATPESIDNCAVGCPTGGSTNVSIVRHAYTLNNNSSTKFANWVAYHITKDTLASGKSRSWKTDPALEPQDTLAPADYTGANAALQVDRGHQAPLASLANVSDWESLNYLSNITPQKSALNQGSWAALEEQERKLIARADVSSVYTVTGPLYEREIGKLPGTSKPHTIPSGYWKVIFINNSPEVNHYAAFIFDQNTPRDADFCQFRTTVSEVEKRSGLILWAGLPDAVQEKLKAKPGVLPELMGCQG; from the coding sequence ATGCGTTTTAGCCAACTTTTCTCCCTGTTCGCCATACTCGTCAGCGCGCAAACCTTCGCCGCTACGCCCGAATCAATCGACAACTGCGCCGTCGGCTGCCCGACCGGCGGCAGCACCAACGTGTCGATTGTGCGCCACGCCTACACGTTGAATAACAACAGCAGCACCAAATTCGCCAACTGGGTGGCCTACCACATCACCAAAGATACGCTGGCCAGCGGCAAAAGCCGCAGCTGGAAAACCGACCCCGCGCTGGAGCCGCAGGACACTCTGGCCCCGGCCGACTACACCGGCGCCAACGCCGCGCTGCAGGTGGATCGCGGCCATCAGGCGCCGCTGGCCTCGCTGGCGAACGTGTCGGACTGGGAATCGCTGAACTATCTCTCCAATATCACGCCGCAAAAATCCGCGCTCAATCAGGGATCCTGGGCGGCGCTGGAAGAGCAGGAGCGCAAACTGATCGCCCGCGCCGACGTCAGTTCGGTGTATACCGTCACCGGCCCGCTGTATGAGCGCGAGATCGGCAAACTGCCGGGCACCAGCAAGCCGCACACCATTCCCAGCGGCTACTGGAAGGTGATTTTTATCAACAACAGCCCGGAGGTGAACCACTACGCCGCCTTTATCTTTGATCAGAATACACCGCGCGACGCCGACTTCTGCCAGTTCCGTACCACCGTCAGCGAAGTGGAAAAGCGCAGCGGCCTGATTTTATGGGCCGGTCTGCCGGATGCGGTACAGGAAAAACTGAAGGCCAAGCCGGGCGTCCTGCCCGAACTGATGGGCTGCCAGGGCTAA
- the cbl gene encoding HTH-type transcriptional regulator Cbl produces MNFQQLKIIRESARRNYNLTEVANTLFTSQSGVSRHIRELEEELGIEIFIRRGKRLLGMTEPGKELLVVAERILNDANNIRRLADVFSSNDDGQLHIATTHTQARYSLPRVIKEFRTLYPRVRVVLNQGSPEEIVAMLASGEADIGIASERLMNDDALAAFPYYRWHHAILVPENHPLTQAGPLTLEQLSTQPLITYRQGITGRSRLDAAFKAAGLTPDIALSAQDSDVIKTYVELGLGVGVLADMSYEKERDRGLVSLNAEHLFEPNTVWLGLKRSQLQRNYAWRFIQLCNPTLTLTEIKDQVFSAQLEPVIDYQI; encoded by the coding sequence ATGAATTTCCAACAATTAAAAATTATTCGGGAATCGGCCCGTCGTAATTACAATCTTACCGAAGTGGCCAATACCTTATTTACCTCGCAGTCGGGGGTCAGTCGACATATTCGCGAGTTGGAAGAAGAGTTGGGCATCGAAATATTTATTCGGCGCGGTAAACGCCTGCTGGGGATGACCGAACCGGGCAAGGAGTTGCTGGTGGTGGCCGAGCGTATTCTGAACGATGCCAACAATATTCGCCGGCTGGCGGATGTGTTCAGCAGCAACGACGACGGGCAGCTGCATATTGCCACCACCCATACCCAGGCGCGCTACAGCCTGCCGCGGGTGATTAAGGAGTTCCGTACGCTGTATCCGCGCGTGCGGGTGGTGCTGAATCAGGGCTCGCCGGAGGAGATTGTCGCCATGCTGGCTTCCGGAGAGGCGGATATCGGCATCGCCAGCGAGCGGCTGATGAACGATGACGCGCTGGCGGCGTTTCCTTACTATCGCTGGCACCATGCGATTCTGGTGCCGGAAAACCATCCGCTGACCCAGGCTGGGCCGTTAACGCTGGAACAGTTAAGCACTCAGCCGCTGATTACCTACCGGCAGGGCATTACCGGGCGTTCACGGCTGGATGCGGCGTTTAAGGCGGCAGGGCTGACGCCGGACATCGCCCTCAGCGCGCAGGATTCCGACGTGATTAAAACCTATGTGGAGCTGGGGCTAGGGGTAGGAGTGCTGGCCGATATGTCGTATGAGAAAGAGCGCGATCGCGGGCTGGTCAGCCTCAATGCCGAACACCTATTTGAGCCGAATACCGTCTGGCTGGGGCTTAAGCGCAGCCAGCTGCAGCGCAACTACGCCTGGCGTTTTATTCAGCTGTGCAACCCGACCCTGACGCTGACGGAGATTAAAGATCAGGTGTTTTCCGCGCAGCTTGAGCCGGTGATTGATTACCAGATTTAA
- a CDS encoding gamma-glutamylcyclotransferase, producing the protein MLTRDFLQQADCKTAFGTIEETLLLTPEQRAASLASTLAQRPDSGPVWVFGYGSLMWNPIFEAEEVQPATLQGWHRAFCLRLTAGRGTQHQPGRMLALKAGGETSGLAFRLPEAQLDDELALLWKREMVTGCYLPTWCELTLDGGRKVTALAFVMDAQHPLFEADTCHQVVTPLIANASGPLGTNAQYLFALDRELKNHGMRDDAIGELASSVRQWLQQHTPLAG; encoded by the coding sequence GTGTTAACGCGAGATTTTCTGCAGCAGGCAGATTGCAAAACGGCATTTGGTACGATTGAAGAGACGCTGTTGCTGACGCCGGAGCAGCGGGCGGCGTCGCTGGCGAGTACGCTGGCGCAGCGGCCGGACAGCGGCCCGGTTTGGGTCTTTGGCTACGGCTCGCTGATGTGGAACCCGATTTTTGAAGCGGAAGAGGTGCAGCCCGCCACCCTGCAGGGCTGGCACCGGGCGTTCTGTCTGCGTCTGACCGCCGGGCGCGGCACCCAGCATCAGCCCGGGCGCATGCTGGCGTTGAAAGCCGGCGGGGAGACAAGCGGCCTGGCTTTCCGCCTGCCGGAAGCGCAGCTGGATGACGAGCTGGCGCTGCTGTGGAAACGTGAAATGGTGACCGGCTGTTACCTGCCGACCTGGTGTGAGTTGACGCTGGACGGCGGCCGGAAGGTCACCGCGCTGGCGTTTGTGATGGACGCACAGCATCCGCTGTTTGAAGCGGACACCTGCCATCAGGTGGTGACGCCGCTGATCGCCAACGCCAGCGGTCCGCTGGGCACCAATGCCCAGTATCTGTTTGCGCTCGACCGCGAACTGAAAAACCACGGTATGCGCGATGATGCCATCGGCGAACTGGCCAGCAGCGTGCGCCAGTGGCTGCAGCAGCACACGCCGCTTGCCGGCTGA